The Malus sylvestris chromosome 12, drMalSylv7.2, whole genome shotgun sequence genome contains a region encoding:
- the LOC126592974 gene encoding pentatricopeptide repeat-containing protein At2g35030, mitochondrial: protein MFARLQVPITMIHLSNRTRLPLLSYAQAILPMRCNLKCLYHSMNYKVTPRITSPERDFSANFNVAQSNWLITKLSRDGKVGEARQVFDEMPNKDVVTWTTVITGYIKCGMVEEARRLFDRVDAKKNVITWTALVSGYIRLKRIKEAERLFYEMPEKNVVSWNTMIDGYARDGQVDRALDLFKRMPERNVVSWNTVLTALVQCGRIEGARYLFKLMPERDIISWTAMVAGFSRNGMIDEAREFFERMPKRNVVSWNAMITGYTQNLRLDEALELFERMPERDMPSWNTMITGFIHNGDLKRAEELFVKMPQKNVISWTTMITGYVQDGENEKALMTFSNMLADNGVKPNQGTFVSVLSACSNLAGFSEGQQIHQMITKTVHQECAFLVSALINMYSKCGELVTARKMFEDGLTIHRDVVSWNGMIAAYAHHGCGIEAINLFNEMRKLGFKPDDVTYVGLLSACSHAGLVEEGIKYFNELLTDGSIEVREDHYTCLVDLCGRAGRLKEAFDVLKKLGTKLSASVWGALAAGCNVHGNIDIGKLAAEKLLEEGPENPGSYLLLSNIYASSGKWREAAKMRMELKEKRLKKQPGCSWIEVGNKVHVFVVGDESHCQSKVIYSLLSNLHERMKKIGYVVQ from the coding sequence ATGTTTGCCCGGTTACAAGTGCCAATtaccatgatacatcttagcAACAGAACTAGATTACCTCTCTTGAGTTATGCCCAGGCTATCCTTCCCATGCGATGTAATCTCAAATGTCTATACCATTCCATGAACTACAAGGTGACACCTAGAATCACATCCCCTgagagagattttagtgccAATTTTAATGTGGCACAATCCAACTGGTTGATTACCAAACTAAGCAGGGATGGAAAGGTTGGAGAAGCACGCCAAGTGTTTGATGAGATGCCTAACAAAGACGTGGTGACATGGACGACAGTGATCACAGGGTATATCAAGTGTGGGATGGTTGAGGAGGCTAGGAGGCTGTTTGACAGAGTGGATGCTAAGAAGAATGTGATTACGTGGACTGCGTTGGTTAGTGGGTATATAAGGCTGAAACGAATTAAGGAGGCAGAGAGGTTGTTTTATGAGATGCCGGAGAAGAATGTGGTTTCTTGGAACACCATGATTGATGGGTATGCACGGGATGGCCAGGTGGATAGGGCTTTGGACTTGTTTAAGAGGATGCCAGAGAGGAATGTGGTTTCGTGGAATACAGTTTTAACCGCTTTGGTACAGTGTGGCAGGATTGAAGGGGCAAGGTATCTTTTCAAACTGATGCCCGAAAGGGATATTATTTCCTGGACAGCAATGGTTGCGGGATTTTCAAGAAATGGCATGATTGATGAAGCTCGAGAATTTTTTGAGAGGATGCCCAAAAGGAATGTGGTGTCGTGGAATGCAATGATTACAGGCTACACCCAGAATTTGAGATTGGATGAGGCTCTTGAATTGTTTGAGAGGATGCCAGAGAGGGACATGCCTTCATGGAATACAATGATCACTGGTTTTATTCATAATGGGGATTTAAAGAGGGCAGAGGAGTTGTTTGTGAAAATGCCACAGAAGAACGTCATCTCTTGGACTACAATGATCACAGGGTATGTACAAGATGGGGAAAATGAAAAAGCATTGATGACTTTTTCAAACATGCTGGCAGATAATGGAGTGAAACCTAATCAGGGAACTTTTGTGAGCGTTTTAAGTGCTTGTAGTAACTTAGCTGGTTTTAGTGAGGGACAACAAATTCATCAGATGATAACTAAAACAGTCCATCAGGAATGTGCATTCTTGGTATCCGCACTCATAAACATGTATTCAAAATGTGGGGAGTTAGTCACTGCTAGGAAGATGTTTGAAGATGGATTGACCATTCATAGGGATGTGGTCTCATGGAATGGTATGATCGCAGCCTATGCACATCATGGATGTGGCATTGAGGCGATTAACTTGTTTAATGAAATGCGGAAATTAGGATTCAAACCTGATGATGTTACCTATGTGGGGCTGCTTTCTGCATGCAGTCATGCTGGTTTGGTGGAGGAGGggataaaatattttaatgagcTTCTTACAGATGGGTCAATAGAAGTGAGGGAAGATCATTACACATGCTTGGTTGATCTCTGTGGTCGGGCAGGGAGGCTTAAGGAGGCTTTTGATGTCCTTAAGAAGCTGGGAACTAAGCTATCAGCATCTGTTTGGGGGGCTCTTGCTGCTGGATGCAATGTTCATGGTAACATAGATATCGGGAAGCTGGCTGCCGAGAAGCTTTTAGAGGAGGGGCCAGAGAATCCAGGCAGTTACTTGTTGTTGAGTAACATATATGCTTCATCTGGGAAATGGAGAGAAGCTGCAAAGATGAGAATGGAATTGAAAGAGAAGAGGTTGAAGAAGCAACCTGGGTGCAGTTGGATAGAAGTTGGAAATAAGGTGCATGTGTTTGTGGTTGGCGATGAGTCTCATTGTCAATCTAAGGTTATATATTCTTTACTTAGCAATCTTCATGAAAGAATGAAGAAGATTGGGTATGTCGTACAATGA